A window of the Diorhabda carinulata isolate Delta chromosome 1, icDioCari1.1, whole genome shotgun sequence genome harbors these coding sequences:
- the LOC130890647 gene encoding zinc finger BED domain-containing protein 5-like → MENWLKSGSCVKRKQESTNECEVNRTFTSKDVIMSQTSSNVQKVEKISRKYCSEYLQYGFTFIGTDEEPLPQCVICFETLANESMKPSKLQRHITTKHPVCSNKPLIYFQKKKTELFSTRSNMENVLLGQGNKNITTASYQLSLLIAKNGAPHTAGENLILPGVKKISSLLLDEKAVQQIGKISLSNTTVKRRIKEMSINVKESLISALKESDFYSLQLDERTDIADNTNLLCFVRFTFNGAIEEEILFCHSQKTSATGQDIFDSLNSFIHENGINRSKCVGLTTDGARAMSGKYTGLVAKVKEVAPLVERTHCSIHREALAVKGMNPDLKSTLEDAVKIVNLIK, encoded by the coding sequence ATGGAGAATTGGCTGAAATCTGGGTCGTGTGTTAAGAGAAAACAGGAATCTACTAACGAATGTGAGGTTAATCGTACTTTTACTAGTAAAGACGTTATAATGTCTCAAACATCATCAAATGTTCAAAAAGTGGAAAAGATTTCTCGAAAATATTGTTCTGAATACCTCCAATATGGATTTACGTTCATTGGTACCGATGAAGAACCTCTACCTCAATGTGTAATTTGCTTTGAAACCTTGGCAAATGAAAGTATGAAGCCCTCAAAACTTCAAAGGCATATTACAACAAAACATCCCGTATGCTCAAATAAacctttgatatattttcaaaagaagaaAACAGAACTATTTTCGACTCGGTCGAATATGGAGAATGTGTTGTTGGGGCaaggtaataaaaatattaccacGGCCTCATATCAGCTGTCATTGTTAATAGCAAAAAATGGCGCTCCTCACACAGCAGGTGAAAACCTTATTTTGCCTggggtaaaaaaaatttcctcacTTCTGCTTGACGAAAAAGCAGTTCAACAGATAGGTAAAATATCCCTATCAAACACTACAGTGAAACGTAGAATCAAGGAAATGTCTATCAATGTAAAGGAGAGTTtaatatctgctttgaaagaaagtgatttttattctttacaATTGGACGAAAGAACAGATATTGCAGACAATActaatttattatgttttgtaAGGTTTACTTTCAATGgagcaattgaagaagaaatctTATTTTGCCATTCGCAAAAGACCAGTGCAACAGGCCAAGACATTTTTGACTCATTGAATAGTTTTATCCACGAAAATGGAATAAATCGGTCCAAATGTGTCGGGCTTACAACCGATGGAGCTCGTGCTATGTCAGGAAAATATACAGGACTAGTAGCTAAAGTCAAGGAAGTAGCTCCGTTAGTTGAACGGACCCATTGTAGCATTCATAGGGAGGCATTAGCGGTCAAGGGAATGAACCCAGACCTCAAAAGTACACTTGAAGACGCCGTAAAAATTGTGAActtaatcaaatga